The following proteins come from a genomic window of Plasmodium vivax chromosome 3, whole genome shotgun sequence:
- a CDS encoding hypothetical protein, conserved (encoded by transcript PVX_096300A), with amino-acid sequence MIGRCPQLGGQRRAYFTAIDRKLREVPYLSRYVILEQFRKKPRYMDECPGTPRRAYGYNCYDRIRFKPTFNPYVKLNKDKKYRLDNWESRNAERFDPLKCYVRGSKKAYDVPFAILPAKDELGNFHPPVLSGRYRADIEKQYYMHDLPWVWHRNFYTGTNHFCDNMVVGKKEWYRREQQRERMKEAVGKINDLVLEYRQEFREKKRYNFLERVVNTLGEDIAHKYIRKIKNVYI; translated from the exons ATGATCGGCAGATGCCCCCAGTTGGGGGGACAGAGGAGGGCCTACTTCACCGCCATA GACCGGAAGCTGCGTGAGGTGCCCTACCTGTCTCGCTACGTCATCCTCGAGCAGTTTAGAAAGAAGCCGCGGTACATGGACGAGTGCCCAG GCACCCCCAGGAGGGCCTACGGATACAACTGCTACGACCGAATCAGGTTCAAGCCCACCTTCAACCCCTACGTCAAGCTGAACAAGGATAAGAAGTACCGGCTGGACAACTGGGAGTCCAG AAACGCGGAGCGCTTCGACCCGCTCAAGTGCTACGTCCGGGGAAGCAAGAAGGCCTACGACGTCCCCTTCGCGATTCTGCCCGCCAAGGATGAGTTGGGGAACTTCCACCCCCCAGT ACTCTCCGGACGGTACCGCGCCGACATAGAGAAGCAGTACTACATGCACG ACCTGCCCTGGGTGTGGCACAGGAACTTCTACACCGGCACGAACCACTTCTGCGACAACATGGTCGTGGGGAAGAAGGAGTGGTACCGGCGGGAGCAGCAGAGGGAGAGGATGAAGGAAGCCGTCGGCAAGATAAATGACTTGGTGCTGGAGTACCGCCAG gaaTTTCGGGAGAAGAAACGATATAACTTCCTCGAGCGGGTGGTGAACACCCTGGGGGAAGACATCGCGCACAAGTACAtcagaaaaattaagaacGTCTACATATGA
- a CDS encoding ferrodoxin reductase, putative (encoded by transcript PVX_096305A): MRKLSVINETVSGVVHLGKANKRRLPSLVRTALPSALTNRRSVCNVGSRRNLAGSPFPCEGGKKTGFSNQPSVLFMLALFCTPSLLYSRRDGMNGDKLTSCEGLEKVHLAKADEMKNGEMKEIKVHGEKDTVLLVHVNDKYYCLGPKCPHYSAPLKTGVLTKEYVTCPWHDAKFDLKTGECINGPSFDDIPRYEVSVEGNDIYAYLPQKMDHFQKKKICPCSGKCEKKTILIVGGGAATLGALETFLKMGYTGRLVICSKDPHKPYDRPTLSKSISKYDSAEELYEGIKLKEDEYYQRDNVSYMHNVYVERVDVEGRQAHLSNGEVIRYDKLLVTTGVDNLLTLQSLEDHVKIASYAKEGSRCAIIGSSFIACELSSALKKKNVSVTMVSKDAVPFYTTFGEKIGSVVLDILKEQKVTFHGGVHPTEYIIDRGGGGFLKRVHLTNGGGKSIHGVRLSNGEVISCDYVVEALGCTPNSELLQDKFKNEKKQVIVDKYFQVKGSSDVFAAGDVCSFPYYLSGEMVNVCHWNVAIQQGRIAAHNMLSEQKREFNFVPFFNTNIFGKNFRYTGFVKDAQKVIYEGDLRKHNFVAYFVKKDKVASILTLGNAKMAALNECLSKGRVPRVYELEGGLQNSDSMIASMREGLSGGGAS, translated from the exons ATGAGGAAGCTGAGCGTGATAAACGAGACCGTGAGTGGCGTGGTCCACTTAGGGAAGGCGAACAAGCGAAGGCTACCATCGCTGGTAAGAACCGCCCTTCCATCTGCACTGACGAACAGGCGCAGCGTGTGCAATGTGGGGAGCAGAAGGAACCTGGCAGGAAGTCCCTTCCCCTGTGagggaggaaagaaaacgGGCTTTTCAAACCAACCGAGTGTCCTTTTTATGTTGGCCCTCTTTTGCACACCTAGCCTGCTGTACAGTAGGAGGGATGGCATGAACGGAGACAAGCTGACCAGCTGCGAAGGGCTCGAGAAGGTACACTTAGCAAAAGCagacgaaatgaaaaatggagaaatgaaagaaattaAAGTGCACGGAGAGAAGGACACCGTTCTGTTGGTCCACGTGAATGATAAGTACTACTGTTTGGGTCCCAAGTGTCCTCACTATAGTGCCCCCTTAAAAACAGGAGTGTTGACGAAGGAGTATGTAACGTGCCCATGGCACGATGCCAAATTTGATTTGAAAACAGGAGAGTGTATCAACGGCCCCTCCTTCGATGACATCCCAAGGTATGAAGTATCCGTGGAGGGGAATGACATTTATGCCTATCTACCGCAGAAAATGGACcattttcagaaaaaaaaaatatgcccatGTTCAGGCAAATGTGAGAAGAAGACCATACTGATAGTGGGTGGTGGCGCGGCAACTTTGGGAGCACTGGAGACATTCCTGAAGATGGGGTACACGGGCAGGTTAGTCATATGCAGTAAGGACCCGCACAAGCCGTATGACCGGCCTACGCTGTCGAAGAGCATTTCTAAGTACGACTCTGCGGAGGAGCTCTACGAGGGGATCAAGCTGAAGGAGGACGAGTACTACCAGCGGGACAACGTCAGCTACATGCATAACGTGTATGTGGAGCGGGTGGACGTGGAGGGCAGGCAGGCCCACCTGAGCAACGGGGAGGTGATTCGGTACGACAAGCTGTTGGTGACCACGGGC GTGGACAACCTGCTGACGCTGCAGAGCCTCGAGGACCACGTGAAGATCGCCTCGTACGCAAAGGAGGGCAGCAGGTGCGCCATCATCGGCTCCTCCTTCATCGCCTGCGAGTTGTCTTCAGCgctcaaaaagaaaaacgtgAGCGTAACGATGGTGTCGAAAGACGCCGTCCCGTTCTACACCAcctttggggaaaaaatcggGTCAGTTGTATTGGACATTTTAAAGGAGCAAAAGGTGACGTTCCACGGGGGGGTACACCCAACAGAATACATCATCGacagagggggaggggggttCCTCAAGAGGGTGCACTTAACCaatggaggggggaagtccaTTCATGGGGTGAGGCTAAGCAATGGGGAGGTGATCAGCTGTGATTACGTGGTGGAAGCATTGGGATGTACCCCCAATTCGGAGCTCCTCCAggacaaatttaaaaatgaaaagaagcAAGTTATTGTAGATAAATACTTTCAAGTGAAGGGCTCCTCCGACGTGTTTGCGGCAGGGGATGTATGCTCCTTCCCCTACTACCTCTCAGGAGAGATGGTGAATGTGTGCCATTGGAATGTGGCCATACAGCAGGGGAGAATCGCAGCACATAACATGTTGAGTGAGCAAAAGAGAGAGTTTaattttgtgcctttttttaataccaATATCTTTGGGAAAAATTTTCGGTACACAGGATTTGTGAAGGACGCTCAGAAGGTCATATACGAGGGGGACTTGCGCAAGCATAACTTTGTGGCTTATTTTGTTAAGAAGGACAAGGTGGCTTCCATCCTCACCCTGGGGAACGCCAAGATGGCCGCTCTGAATGAGTGCCTCTCGAAGGGCAGGGTGCCCAGGGTGTACGAGCTGGAGGGCGGCCTCCAGAACAGCGACAGTATGATTGCCTCCATGAGGGaggggttaagcggtggcGGCGCGAGTTGA